In the Ornithodoros turicata isolate Travis chromosome 5, ASM3712646v1, whole genome shotgun sequence genome, GACGCCGCAGAACTAGTGGTAAAAAGATGaggacaaacaacaacaacttatttacgggatgatggctgaAGAGTTTCAttgccgggggcgatactctaccccgttgctggaCGAGGACAAGACGAGCATGGCTCCTCGAATGTTGCAGGAGGTGCGCTCATCTTGTTGCCAGACAGGGTTTCTTCTCTGAAAGGAGCGAAAAGCAATTTCAAACGTTTTTGCACCAGAAACGGAACCAACACCATTTCGAAACAACATTCGGTGAGCCAAAAACCAATTATAAACCATATAAAAACCATATAtcaacgggaggcgtacactgcagtcacagcctgccacccttggctgccgccccttcaacttgtcgagcaTCCTCGGCCCACTCCAACGGCgaccttacgtcatgtagttggcttTTTTTTGAGgtgacaggcctaaaggactcattgtgaccccaacagcgctctcggacattcccactaTCACGATCATGATCAagatcgccatcgccgctccgatcattcccgtcatctctcatcatcgtcatcattggtaccactcatattagaccccctattatattatattataatattatattatgtattatattatattatccCCGTGACAATACCGCTCGTATGTGCCAGATCACTGAGGGGACACGAGAGGAAACGTGGCAAAAGGAAGGCGCTAATCCATTACATCTATCTACGCGACTCAACAAAGTGTACTCACGTAAAGTTGAAGTGTCCAGTTTTCTAAGAGCTGCACGAGAGTCTACTCACAAGGATTTCAAACGAGAGTCATGCCAATGGGTACGTTTATGACCAAATACGTGCTTTTGAGGGCTACAAGTGATGCGTGATTTTTCTGTATTTCTAACTTAACTTTCTTTCATTGCTTTTATTTCATCGCCTTTCATCTCTATATAGCAGACAGTTGAGCTCACCATTCACTCAGAAGACGAAGTGTGCCACGAGAAACTTCATCGAATCTCTGTTGCCACACGACACACTGTCACATTGCCACACGACAAACTCTTATCTATGTTCGATAATACAACTTTATTATCACCAGTACTTAAGGTTGTACATAAGGTCCACCCAACGTGGATGACATAACGATAGTGCTGGCCTTGCATCCTGGAGTGAGGCGAGTAAAAGAGAGATCATTTTATTCAGACTAAAATATTTCTCAACTCAAGGCTTGCCGTTCAATAATCGGACAATACTTTGTCAGCGAGTCGAGTGTAGAGGTGCTCTTCCATGAACCCTTGCCAAGTTCACGGCAATTAAAGCGAGTTCACCTGCCCCAGGAACAAGATATCCCCAGCCTTTGCATCTCTGATAAAGAACAGGAAGGGATGGTCCACTGTGACCGAGGTCACATAGCTGGGCTCGGCGCCGAGGCGGGTCACTATGACTACAGCTGTTGCTCCCGCAGCCTCACTTCCTTCCTCGTTCACTTCGACCACGGCCTTGTGGATGACGTTGTCCACCAGAAGATCCTTCTCGCCGTTAATGCCAGATAAATCGGCGTCGCCAAACGCAGACTTCACGCCCAGGTCACGCAGGGTCTCCTTCAACTTGTAACTGCCTTCCAACTTGAACTTGGGAAGAGTGAGGGTAACCTTCTTAAAGAAGGCTTTACTCAAAGCGTCGTGAAGCTTTTCAGCAGTCAGGTCTTTCTTGAGGGCTTCAATGCCGTTCCTTTCTTTGGGAAGCACGACGACCAGGCTGAACGCAGAGTCTTCGTACGGAAGTTCAACGATATCGGCCTCAAGGACGTCGTCAGAGGCGTGGGCCAGTCTCGTGGTGAGTATCATGGTTGGCGTGTTGATCTCTTCCACCCCTCCGTTGTAGAACGGCAACGGAAGCGTGTCGTTCTCGTTGAACCTGTTCTTCCAAAGTCCCTTGAAGTAGATTGCATTCAGCAGAACCAAACGAGTGTCGTCACCAAGTTCCTGTTCCAGAAGCTTCTCGATCTTGCCATGTGTCTTCTCCTTAACCCAGGCGTTGATATCTTCCACAGCTTCTCCGCCTTTGTTCACGAAGTCGACTTGTCGAAGTTCGGCGTCGAACGCGGAAGACAGGTCATGTACGTAAGTTTCAAGAGGTTGGTACCCGTCAAGGGTGACAATGGAGTTGGCCTCGTCCAAGACGGTGCTGTTCTGGGCCGCTTGGAGACGGTGACGTCGGTGCTCGAAGGCATGCAGAACGTCGGCGTCGTCGAGTCCTGCCGCTGTAAAACCGAGGCCTTCCGAGAGTTCGGATTTGGTGTCTCCCTTGGCGCCAGCATGAAGCATAGCCAAGGCTGTCGTAACGCTGTATGGTGAGAAGAAGATGTTCTTGCCGGAGTCGAGATGCTTGAGGAGCTCGACAGCGAAGTGGTTGTTAGCTACGGAGAGCTTCTCATCGGACTTGTCCAACGGAGTGTCAGACTTGACAGGGTGCCCGTGGCAGGTGAAAGCTGCCAGGATTATGACGGCGAAGGCGCCCTTAAGTATCATGACTCGTCTGAAAAGAGAAACGATAGAGGACTTTATGTACAGGTCGACAAATAGTTCATCacaatgctttttttttatctgcgaGATGTACCTTTGTAAAGATTAAAAACCCGGTTAAGACGTCAATTTTAAGCATCACGAGGAGGGAAATATTCTTGGACGACACCttttcacgaaaaaaaaatgttcctaAGCTGCTACTAATTAACCGGGCTCATAATTTTTCGGCGTTAATTTAAacacccccccacacacacacccgtGACAATGGCATCAACCGTCATCCTTTCTTCATATCTCGTCACACACGACAGATGCCACTCGATATCAGCTGAGCCTCACACCATAGCTACACTGCATTACACTAACGTAAAAAAAACAACCTTTTACTCGGGAAGCCAGTAATTACACCGCAGCACAATTAATTCCTGGCAGAGACAAACTCGATTAGCGGTGACACCCACGTGGACCGACTCTCTTCTAATGAGATCGAGAAAAGTGTAGGTGCGAAAAGGATGTCTAACCTCGTCCCAGTGCCCGTAAAAATAAGCTGCATACGATTATACCGCGAGTGGCGGGCCCCGTTCAGCATCGCGTGGTGTTTGTGTAATTTATCCGCCGAGACGAGCGGGTTGCGAATGCCAATGCAGTTAATCCTCTAATGAGAAACACTACGCAGGTTCGTTGGATACGACCCAGCGAAGGTTGCAATAATTCGGAGAACGCTCCATCTATTTTCGTGCCTTTCAGTAGAGGGGAGGTACATTCGACTTGAAGCGAAATTTGGAACGAGACTGCATCTTCAGGTAGAAGGGTAAAAAAATCCAgtgtttattttttctttcctttctttttgtttctttttgctttgctttccttcctttgtttcgattcccccttttttatttttccttccttttttttattccccctttgtttgttttatctttctccttccttggaatagcaagccggctctttgcctggctaacctttcctttctttttttcttaataaacataccccccccccccagtgacCCAGTTGTAGTGGCGCTAGTGGGATGGTTGGCGGACACCGGAGACGATGTGCGAGAGCACAGCCTCAGTAATTCTTCTGGCTGATTCGCCCGGAAGCGCAGCTTCTAATATGAACTGTCTAATCCCTATTTCCTTTTATTTAACTGTTGTTATACCTCGCCTGTCGGCTGTCTCACCAGCCGTCGCAAGCAGTAAGGGAAGTGCGACAAGACGAGCGCCGCCCATATTTCGAACACAAGCTTTTCTCTCTGTGTTTTTCCTCatcaatgatgaggacggttcacctcctgaggcacttccctaaACACGTATCTTCAGGTAGTTACTTTTGCTGAGAAGTAGCCTTGTAGTAAGCACTTGTAGGCCGTTTTTCATTCGTGGTAAACGACATGGCCTCTTACTCCTGATGTGTCCTACGTCATACTCTTACGTGGAAATTCTTCAAATCGACATACTACAAGTACAGCTGTACACGTCTGGCTGCTCGTGTTGCTCTCGGAAGCTACCCCGATTTTTATCCGATCCAATAAAATCCAGTTAAAAGCCACTGACACCTCCCAGTACGCTCACAGATTCAGGACAGAAATACAAAAAAACTCCTCGAAAGCCGATGACCCTACTTCCACGTGCCACACTATACTTCACGTCTCTACCAAGAACCACTTACGAGAGGTTACTGGGGACTTTTACGATTCACACTTTTTCGCGAGAAAGGAACCACCTCatattcagcaaaaaaaaaCCCGGGACGGTTTAACAATTCAAAGAAGTGTCACCTCTTGCTTGCTCCCCTGGGAAACGAGACATGCCAACAAGCTTCACCGACGGCAACACTACTTTTATATGCCGGAAAAAGGTTTTCCCTTCCCATCTCCCCGCTCGTTTGAGTGTAGGCTTTAGTAGCGATTTTGCCATCTTTTCACTGGATCGAAAGTAAAACGTGACCAGGAGACAGACGTGACTCCAGCGCTCGGGGCACAGCCCAAACgctcgcgaaaaaaaaaaaaaaaggaaaaccgtCACAGTTACTGTGAAAACGGGTCGGCGTTGCGACTAATAAAGAAGGCATAAATGAGAGGGAATAGGGGAGAGAAAATTAAAGGAGAAGGGGAAGCTACTACTTGGACAGGAACCCTTCCCCGAGCGACGTCATGGGTGGGGACCGGCTTTGGCCACTGGGGTTACCAATCTTTGTTTTTGCTAGCAGCCCAATTTTTCGCCGCGCCCCTCCAGAAGGCAATGTGTGGAGCGAAGCACGCGTCGACGTGCAAGCTTCCTGATACCGCGGCGTTCTTGCAGACTTGTCCTCTAAGAGTTCTTGGCGGTCCTGGTAGTGTTGGTGCATGAGAATGGATTATACGAAGAACCAGCGGTGCGAAGACCTGTGCGCTCCACTGTCCTCGTGATTTTGGTAGTGGtcgtggttgtgtgtgtgtgtgttctattCTGAGCCAAGAGCAAGTCAACCGTGAGTTTGTGTGGGGAAGAGGTGAGAGGAGGTCGGAGGGTTCGCGGTGCAGAGTGGCGGCGTCCTTGGCGTTTTTAACAACCGACGCAGAGATTGCTGAAGCGTAGAGCTGACCGACTTTTGTGTAATAGACCAGCGCTGCGTGTCAATATTTTACAACATGCGCATGCGTGGTTTGTGATGGACGACGACGTGTCATCGGGGTTGATGAAGCAAGGAGGCGTATGCGCTCTTTACGCTGTCATGATTGTACCACTTGAGTGTGTCGTCTCTTAAAGTACCCTTGCCGTGTAGCTTGTCGCATCCAGATCGTGTTTCTCTAGTGCATTAAATATCTACCTTCACCTGATAGATGTCACCAAAAGATGTTTCCAAATCTGCTTTCACCAAACGCGCGCGAAAAGAACCAAATAATGGAATGATTTAAGGTCAAGCTCACACCCACAGAACTCAATTCGGCAATGTCGGCACTCTGTTCGTACGTGCAAAACGTTCCGTGAAGCCACTTGCTACACAGGCCATTCGTGGACCATTCGCACTTCACGAATCGTCATCACGACCGACGACTACGCGGCCTCAATCGATAGGCTCTTTCTGTTCAAAGTTGAAAAGCTCGGCGACCCATCTGTCCCCCGCGCACGTCCCTCCAGGAAAGGAAGGCATTACGAAATAACGTTTAAacatggttttcttttcttgacGTCTACCTGAGTGACATGTCGTCCCCTAGTGGCCGACGTAGTAGAAGTCCCGTGGTTCAAGATGGCCGCGGCCGTCGCCTGGGCAACCGATGGAACTCCGAAGAGGCCATCATGGACCCAATTCGTCTGCTCGAGCAACTGGAGCGAGAGGCGAAGCACCGCGACAAGCGCCACCACGCGGAGGAACAGGTCGAACTGCTTTCAAACGGCCCCCTCGTGCTCGGAGAGGCCATGGCCGATTCGAGTGACAGGACGCCCTTGCTCAAAAAGACGTCTGCTGCAAATGGACCTGCTGGCAAACGGAAAACGAAGACCCTTCCCGCCAAACGAAAACCTCCGAATGCTAAGGAGAAGACTGGCGTTGGCGGCAAGACAACGACGCATAAGAAAAAGGTGACAAGAGGCAGAACCATCAAACCGATTGACGACAGCGTTAAATCGGCATTTGAAGACACACATCTTCCGCCGCTACGGGAGGAGGTTAAAGAAGAAGCCTCCGTCGCTATCACTATCGAAGACGATGATACACCGTTCGTACCGGTACCGCAACCGGTTGCTGAAGAAGTTCCCACAGTGGTCCCTGTAAAGGAGAAGGTAGAGAAGACCAGTGTATTGTCCAGGATGCGAGACGCGGCAAAGAAAATCAACGTCGCTCCGACGAAACTTCAGCAAACTGTgctgaatgcaaagttgctgcATAGTAAGCTgacgtcatcgtcgtcatctaAGCAGACGACCCAGGAAGAAACGGCGAAGCCTAGCCAGCCTGAACCGCAGCCGTCCCCGGAGACCGTGTCGGAATTTCGATTTGAGGAATCGCCCGAGTTACTTCTGGAAGATTCGCCCAAGAAGGAATCTCCTGTCAAGGGCTctgaagaagagaaaaaggatGAAGAAGACAAACCCGTCGAACAAGGAAAACCAAAGGGAGCCACATGGACGGGAACTTCCACGAATCCCGAGCTTGCGCTCAAGATCTTGAACATGTCGCGACGAGGTGATTGGCTCGGAGTTGATGCAGTGTTGAAGCATGTCGAGAAAGGAGATTTGCCGTCGGATCTCGCTGATGAGGTAGGTGCGACACTTAATCATTTATGGAGACGACGGACTGTTGTTTGTATAGGATTGTAGTGGCGTCCGTGACAAGTAATACGTCAAGTAGGGCCGTGACGTCATGGGTATCTTTAGGGAACTGTCGTGTGACGACAGACGTGCAATATGAGTGCATAATTTGTAGGTTTTTATGGCGAAGGGTCAACGTAGCAGACAAGGAGTACTTGCGGAGGCACTGCAGGAGTTTATGCGGTTATTACTTTTCTTTTGTTGTATCGTTACGATCGTACAGCATCATATACTGATTCATCTATGTTTGTGCTCAGTGGGATAAGTGAATACTCGAACGCCGAATGAAGAAAACTTTGCGTCATACAGAAACACGAAAATGAGGGCAAGGTCGAACCTACTTCTATACAGCTATATTGAGAGTCTGTATTTTCTTTATTATGATATATATGTCTCAATTACAATCCTTGGGGACTGGGACGTTCTCTCCACAAAGCCGCCTGGTAGACTCCCGCAGACATGCCAGCTTACATGCTCCTGGTACAAACAGGGGCCCCACTAACggttctttctctttcttttttgtttttctttttttatacttTGCACGCTACCAGCATGACGCCCGAATGCTCGCTACCACGGCTACATGTTGTACGTGCTTCACAAATATAATGGCCTCGATACCGTTGCACGGCCATGCGCCCCGATCTATAGGGCAAGGGGGAAAATCCAGGACACAAAAAGTGACCATGAGGGACTCTTTCAAAACGGGCCCACATGCCGTGTTTTGGTTCCACTTTAGGAGACTTAAAGGCACCATATTTTGTCGCAGTTCCTTTGTTTTTGCGAAAGAAACACGATTTGGCCAATGGCGAAAGGACAGATTCAGTGCTgccaacatataaaaaaaaaaaaagaatgcgcGCTAAATTTGGCGGCTTCCATTGCGTGTACCCTTGACACACTTCAAGTGTGGCCATCGTGCTGGTGCGCTTAGTCGAAACGCAGGCGAGGTCCGTCATCGTTTTTACATATTGGGAGTAATAAAACTTGAGGCAATTAATATTTGTAAACTGTAAGAGAGTAATTTTGGTCATTTTGGgaactaaatgcattgccacaaaaattagtccctctagggagtaaatgcacgagagtaaatgaatgtcacagaatgAGGACTGCATTTCACGATCTCTCTTCCaacagtcccaggtacataattcgtgtgcatgaacGAAAATGCTTTGAATCAAGCCATCAACCGTGgtatgtcgagtgatatgaaATCTTGCGATATGCATAGGGCACAAGCTCGCGAGAAAGAACCactatttcttactctgtgtgggtggaaaattgctaggTTAACTATGTCGTAGAGCCTTATTCCGTgaaattcacgaagagcacatatttacttAGAGTGTTGCATTCGGGAGACGATTtccgaagttcagtgactatttgcagtcctgggagAGTAAATTatggggttaggggactaaaatggggagtaattgtgatgtaagggactagaagctgcaattacttcccCATTTTATTCCTTTTTTGTTCTTAGCGTGTACACTCTGAGAGAAACTGAGCAATTTTACTCCTTTCGAGGATTAGATGAATCGTCTCGACCGTTAGTCCCTTTCGAGACTAAATGCATGAAAGTTCATGCGAAGTTGATGGACTATTCGCAGTCCAGAGGAGTACATTTCAGGGTCGgtaactaaaatggggagtaactacAATCttggggactagaagctgtaattgctccGCAATTTACTCTTATTTATttggttgtttgttttttcGCAGAGTATGTACATTCTACGCGTTGGTCATCGGTCTGCAGTAGCAGATCCAACGTTCGGCTGAGCCCACATTCTGCATGTTTCTTCTATTGTCATCCTCATCATCAGTTCATTTGTATTATTCGAATCCAAATCTAATTAGAATTTAATATCCTCTCCACTATCATTCTTATCGTCAGTACGATTGGATTATTAATTTGGCAATGATTATGTTTCACCTGCACCAGCTGAGAATTTCCATTATGATATATAAGGCTGATTGGCACGCTATAATGAAATCGGACTGAAACTGTCTTGAGGACAGATAGCCGAAGGGCAAGATAAAAATAATGCATCTGAAAACTCACAGGTAAGAACAGCGAAGGAAACTACGAAAGAAAATTCAATGCAATATTTTTGTCTGAATGTTTCTGTAGCAAAGATCTGCAGCTACAAAACTTATCGAATGCTATTTAATGCCCGTTGGTTTGCGAACGCCAAGCATTCCTTCGCTTCTCATTAAGTCTGTACGTATTGGCAACATTCATCGAATTTAAGGTCCAGACGCCCAAAGTGATTCTTCAATGGGCAGGACAGGGAAACTTCGAAACGTCCTGACATGTCAAAAGCAGCACgacatgttggcccaatattgggccgacttTGCCATTATTGGTCCAatctcggcccaatattgggccaactttgcagatattggtccaatctcggcccaatattgggccaacttTGTCGGTATTGGTTCAGTCTCGGAAGCTCATTCGTCCAGGCCGTTGGCCGTACAGGAGGCCATTCGTTGGCCCAACattgggccaacatgttgtgctgcttggggtggcaCGGCCATTCCTGGTCAGTGTTGCAAGCTGATAGGTTTAGACACTCATATACTACACAGCCTATCACATTTCATGACGCATAAAGGGCGGCTTTCTGTTACTCTAGGCGTA is a window encoding:
- the LOC135394919 gene encoding intracellular coagulation inhibitor 1-like isoform X2, producing the protein MILKGAFAVIILAAFTCHGHPVKSDTPLDKSDEKLSVANNHFAVELLKHLDSGKNIFFSPYSVTTALAMLHAGAKGDTKSELSEGLGFTAAGLDDADVLHAFEHRRHRLQAAQNSTVLDEANSIVTLDGYQPLETYVHDLSSAFDAELRQVDFVNKGGEAVEDINAWVKEKTHGKIEKLLEQELGDDTRLVLLNAIYFKGLWKNRFNENDTLPLPFYNGGVEEINTPTMILTTRLAHASDDVLEADIVELPYEDSAFSLVVVLPKERNGIEALKKDLTAEKLHDALSKAFFKKVTLTLPKFKLEGSYKLKETLRDLGVKSAFGDADLSGINGEKDLLVDNVIHKAVVEVNEEGSEAAGATAVVIVTRLGAEPSYVTSVTVDHPFLFFIRDAKAGDILFLGQVNSL
- the LOC135394919 gene encoding intracellular coagulation inhibitor 1-like isoform X1; the encoded protein is MYSQVEEPLSGHQKRRVMILKGAFAVIILAAFTCHGHPVKSDTPLDKSDEKLSVANNHFAVELLKHLDSGKNIFFSPYSVTTALAMLHAGAKGDTKSELSEGLGFTAAGLDDADVLHAFEHRRHRLQAAQNSTVLDEANSIVTLDGYQPLETYVHDLSSAFDAELRQVDFVNKGGEAVEDINAWVKEKTHGKIEKLLEQELGDDTRLVLLNAIYFKGLWKNRFNENDTLPLPFYNGGVEEINTPTMILTTRLAHASDDVLEADIVELPYEDSAFSLVVVLPKERNGIEALKKDLTAEKLHDALSKAFFKKVTLTLPKFKLEGSYKLKETLRDLGVKSAFGDADLSGINGEKDLLVDNVIHKAVVEVNEEGSEAAGATAVVIVTRLGAEPSYVTSVTVDHPFLFFIRDAKAGDILFLGQVNSL